ACTCACCTGGACAGGCAGTGAGCTTCCGCCACCCGACCCACCAGGCAAGCCGCCCCCGGCGAACCCTCAACAAGCCCGAGCTGACGCCAAAGCTTTGAGGAGCATTTCCTCGTATTCCGCCGTCGGGTCGGAGGCGAGCACGACCGCGCCGCCCGCGCCGACCCGCCAGTCACCGCCGGAGCGCACGAGGGTGCGGATCACGATGTTGAGGTCCGCGTTCCCGTTGCAGCTCAGGAACCCGAGCGCGCCGGAGTAGACGCCGCGGGCGGTGCCTTCGAGCTCGTCGATCAGCTCCATGGTGCGCAGCTTCGGCGCCCCCGTCATGGAGCCGCCGGGGAAGCACGCGCGCACGCAGTCCAGCGCGTCGCGGCCGTCGGCGAGTTCGCCGCGCACGGTGGAGACCAGCTGGTGCACGGTCCGGTAGCTCTCCACGTCGCGCAGCACCGGCACCTGGACCGATCCGGGCCGGCACACCCGGCCGAGGTCGTTGCGCAGCAGGTCGACGATCATCAGGTTCTCCGCGCGGCTCTTCGGGTCGGCCGCCAGTTCGGCGCGCGAGCGCTCGTCCTGCTCGGGGGTGTCCCCGCGCGGCGCGGTGCCCTTGATCGGCTTGGCCTCGGCGATCCCGTCGCTGATCTTCAGGAACCGCTCCGGCGAGGAGCACGCGACCTCGACCGCGCCGAACGAGAGGAAGGCCGAGTACGGCGCGGGGTTCAGCGCCCGCAGCCGCCGGTAGGCGTCGAACGCGCTGCCGCGCGGCGGGATCGCGGCCGAGGTGGTCAGGCAGATCTCGTAGCTCTCCCCCGCCAGAAGGTGTTCCTGGCAGCGCGCCACGTCCCGGCGGTAGGCGTCGCGGTCCAGCAGCGGCGCGACGTCCGCGCCGCCGCCGGTGTCCGGGGCGGGCAGCGGCCGCAGCCGCGCCAGCGCGCTCTCGGTGCCGGTGAGCCAGCGCCGCGCGTCGTCCACGCCGGACCCGGGTCCGCTGAGCGCCACCAGGTAGGTGGTGCGCTGTTCGTGGTCGACCACGAGGAACCGGTCGGCGAACACCCAGATCGCGTCCGGGGTGTCGGCGACGTGCCGGTTCGGGGAGCCGCATTCGGCCTTGAGCTCGTACCCGAAGTAGCCGACGTAACCGCCGACGAAGTCGAACGGCAGCCGCGGGGCGTGCACGTGCCGCCGGGCGAGTTCCCGCCGCAACCGGTCGAAGATCGACTCCTGGCCGGGGCCGACGCGGTGGCGCACGACCTCGGCGAGCGGGCCCGCGGCGTCACCGAGGTAGGAGAACCGGGACAGGCCGGGCCGCACCCGCGAGCTGTCCAGCCAGAACGCGTCCGCCGACGCCGCGTGCAGCTGCGCGAACGCCGCTTCCGCGTCGACCTCCCAGGGCAGCGTCGCGACGTGCGCGGTGTAGTGGATCGGCTCCTCGCCCTCCGCCGCGCGGGGTTCCGGCGCGGCGTGCCGCGCGGCCCCGTGCGGCGCCGCCACGACGGCCCGGTCTTCGCAGGCGAGGCGGCGGAAGTTCCGCAGCAGCAGGGTGCCGAGCTCCGTTTCGATCGACTCCGGGTGGAACTGCACGCCCCAGCGCGGCAGGGTGCGGTGCCGCAGCGCCATGAGCACGTCGTCCTCCGCCCACGCCAGGGCTTCCAGCTCCGGCGGCAGCGGTTCGGCCACGCACAGCGAGTGGTACCGCACGGCGTCGAACTCGGCGGGCATGCCGTCGAACAGCGCGTCCCCGGTGTGGCGCACCGTGCTGCGGTGCCCGTGCCTGGCCTGCGGGGCGCGCACCACTTCACCGCCGTCGGCGACCGCGATCCCCTGGTGCCCCAGGCAGACCCCGAGCACCGGCACGCTCGCCTTCCGCAGCACGTCCCGGCACACGCCGAAGTCCCGCGGCCTGCGCGGATCGCCCGCTCCCGGTGAGAGCACGACGGCGTCGTAGCCGTCCAGGTCGAGGTCCGCCGCGTCCACGTCGTTGCGCACGACCGTCGGCACCGTCCCGCTCACCTCGGTGAGCTGGTGGAACAGGTTGTACGTGTACGAGTCGTGGTTGTCGATCAGCAGGGTCCGCACCGCGCCATACTCCCCGCTCACCACCCCCGCCGGCCGCTGACGGCGGCCAACCCCACATCTCCGGTGCCCGCCCGCACACGCGGCGCCACCCGGCGTGCCGCCCGGCTCCTGGTGCCCGACGAAGATCAACGGCACACTTCTGCTGTGACCGAAACTGGAATCGCCCTGTTCGACGAGGACTACTGGGACCGGGCCGCCGAGGTCGAGCGGAGCCTGCGCGAGCAGGCCCCGGTGCACCTCGCCACCCCGAAGTCCGGCACCCCGCTGTGGGTGATCAGCCGCTACGCCGACGCCCGCGCGGCGCTCAACGACCCGCGCTTCTCGAAGGATTCCGACCGCCTCAACGCGGTCATCCTGAGCAAGCTGGACCAGCCGGAGGGCGAGCTCTCCGGCCTGTTCTCCAAGCACATGCTCAACTCCGACCCGCCGGACCACACGCGGCTGCGCAAGCTGCTGGCGCGGGACTTCACCGCCCGCCGCATCGCGAACCTGCGCCCCCGGGTGGAGTCGTTGGTGTCCGGCCTGCTCGACGAGCTGCCGACGGGTGAACCGCTGGACCTGATCGAGCGGTTCGCCTTCCCACTGCCGATCACGGTGATCTGCGAGCTGATGGGCGTGCCGGAGGCCGACCGCTCCCGGTTCCGCGGCTGGACGTCCGCGCTGATGGAGCCCGCGCGCCACGGCGACGGCCTGACCGCTTCCCGCGAGATGGCGGCGTTCTTCGTCGACCTGTTCGCGGCGAAGCGCGCGAACCCCGGCGAGGACCTGATCTCGGCGCTGACGGTCGCCTCCGACGACGGCGACCGGCTCTCCGAGGAGGAGTTGCTGGCCACCGCCTTCCTGCTGATCGTCGCGGGCCACGAGACCACGGTGAACCTGGTCGGCAACGGCGTCCGCTGGCTGCTGGAGTCCCCGCAGAAGTGGGCGGCGCTGCGCGAACGGCCGGAGCTGCTGCCCCGCGCGGTCGAGGAGGTGCTGCGGTTCGACGGCCCGCTGCGGATGGCCACCCACCGCTTCACCACCGAGGACGTGACCGTCGGCGAGGTGACCATCCCGGCGGGCGAGCTGGTGATGATCAACCTGACCTCGGCGAACCGGGACTCCGCGCAGTTCGAGCACGCCGACGAGCTGGACCTGGACCGCGCGCACTCGGGCCACATCGCCTTCGGCCACGGCCTGCACCACTGCCTCGGCGCCCCGCTGGCCCGCCTGGAGGGCGAGGTGGCGTTCGCCGAACTCACCCGCCGCTTCCCGTCGGCCCGCCTCGCCGTCCCCGGCGAAGACCTGCACCGCGGCACCAGCCTCGTCATGAACGGCTACCGAACCTTGCCGGTGGTCCTCACCTGAGGTGACTCGGCGGGAATTTCCGGTTCTTCCCGGCATTTCCCGGCCCGCTCGGCATCTCCCCGCGCTGTGCAGCCATTCAGGCGAACCGGACATATCACCCACTTGATTCGGGGAATCGCTGCTAACGTCGACCCGGTCGAAAGCCGCTGGGGAGCCGGTCGAGCGGGCCGCGAAAGCGTTCACCCGAAACCCTCGATCACAGCGCGAGCACAGGGGGATCAACGAGATGCCGTCCGCGAACATCGCCTCCGCGAAATCCGAACAGCCGAGAGGCGACCGCTGAAGCGGAGCGGAATCGTCGAGTTCGATTCATCGACTCGATCGGCAGCACGCGTCATCCGGTTCACCACCGCAGGAAAACCTGCCGGACCTCGCTGAGCCACCACCTCGGTGCGCTGGGAAAACCACCGCCTACGACCTGGCGGACTTCCGCGCTCTCCGGCGATCGACCAGAAGGAAACGGTTCCAACCTGCCCCGAAGGGAAACACCATGCGTCGCCATGCCCTGATCGCACTGGTCGCAATCATGTTCACGATGGGAATCACCGGAAGCGCCGCCGCGGACTCACCGTGGAATCGGGATTCCATCGGGCGCAACGGAAAGGTCACCATCAGCATCACCGGCGATTCGACCCGGTACTCGGTCCGCGGATACGCGAACGAGCGCTTCTTCGGGCACATCGACATCTGGGGTCCGGGCTGGCGCGTGAACGGCAAGGACGGCTGGTCGCCCAGCACCTCGGTGTCGGGCAAGTACGGGGCCGGAAAGGTCTGCGCGCAGGGCTTCGAAAAGCGCGGTGACGGCACCTACTTCTCGGTCGGCTTGCCCTGCAACCAGGTGAAGTGACGACCCGCCGGGGCGGGCTTCCGCCCCGGCGCTCCCCTGCCGCAGGCAACCTGCTGCGGTCTTCCCGCGTTCCCCCAGGTAGGACGATCACTGGGGAGCCGGTATGGGACGCACGGGATGGATCGGGGTCGCCGCGGCGGCACTGCTGGTGGGCACCGCGCCGCAGGCGGGGGC
This window of the Saccharopolyspora gloriosae genome carries:
- the pabB gene encoding aminodeoxychorismate synthase component I; amino-acid sequence: MRTLLIDNHDSYTYNLFHQLTEVSGTVPTVVRNDVDAADLDLDGYDAVVLSPGAGDPRRPRDFGVCRDVLRKASVPVLGVCLGHQGIAVADGGEVVRAPQARHGHRSTVRHTGDALFDGMPAEFDAVRYHSLCVAEPLPPELEALAWAEDDVLMALRHRTLPRWGVQFHPESIETELGTLLLRNFRRLACEDRAVVAAPHGAARHAAPEPRAAEGEEPIHYTAHVATLPWEVDAEAAFAQLHAASADAFWLDSSRVRPGLSRFSYLGDAAGPLAEVVRHRVGPGQESIFDRLRRELARRHVHAPRLPFDFVGGYVGYFGYELKAECGSPNRHVADTPDAIWVFADRFLVVDHEQRTTYLVALSGPGSGVDDARRWLTGTESALARLRPLPAPDTGGGADVAPLLDRDAYRRDVARCQEHLLAGESYEICLTTSAAIPPRGSAFDAYRRLRALNPAPYSAFLSFGAVEVACSSPERFLKISDGIAEAKPIKGTAPRGDTPEQDERSRAELAADPKSRAENLMIVDLLRNDLGRVCRPGSVQVPVLRDVESYRTVHQLVSTVRGELADGRDALDCVRACFPGGSMTGAPKLRTMELIDELEGTARGVYSGALGFLSCNGNADLNIVIRTLVRSGGDWRVGAGGAVVLASDPTAEYEEMLLKALASARAC
- a CDS encoding cytochrome P450, whose translation is MTETGIALFDEDYWDRAAEVERSLREQAPVHLATPKSGTPLWVISRYADARAALNDPRFSKDSDRLNAVILSKLDQPEGELSGLFSKHMLNSDPPDHTRLRKLLARDFTARRIANLRPRVESLVSGLLDELPTGEPLDLIERFAFPLPITVICELMGVPEADRSRFRGWTSALMEPARHGDGLTASREMAAFFVDLFAAKRANPGEDLISALTVASDDGDRLSEEELLATAFLLIVAGHETTVNLVGNGVRWLLESPQKWAALRERPELLPRAVEEVLRFDGPLRMATHRFTTEDVTVGEVTIPAGELVMINLTSANRDSAQFEHADELDLDRAHSGHIAFGHGLHHCLGAPLARLEGEVAFAELTRRFPSARLAVPGEDLHRGTSLVMNGYRTLPVVLT